GCGGTTGGCGTCGCTCATCGTCCGCCCGCGCGATTCCAGAAGGGCGGTGATCTGCGCGACCAGCTCGGGATCCTCGGCGAGTTCCTCGCCGGCGAGCATGGCCAGCGCGTCGCGCGTGCGGTCGTCGGGCGTGGGGCCGAGGCCCCCGGTGACGATCACGGCCCCCACCGCGCCGGTCCGCCGGTGCAGGGCACCGGCGATCGCGTGCACGTCGTCGCCCAGGGTCTCGACGCCGGTCACCGTCCAGTTCCGTGCGGAGAGCTGTTCGATCAGCCAGTGGCTGTTCGTGTCGGGCGTGCGACCGTCGAGGAGCTCGTCGCCGACCATCAACAGGGCGACGCCGTCGCGGTTCATCCCACCAGTCCCCCGGCGAGCGGTGCGAAGAGATCGGTGAGCGCGGCCGGCAGACGGGGCGTGACGAACACGATCCACAGCTGCAGCACGACCCGCGCGTACACCCCGGCGGCGAGGTCGTCGGCCATGATGCCCAGGCCCCCGTGCAGCGACTCGAGCCGCCGCGCCGGAGCCGGCTTGAGCACGTCGAAGATCCGGAAGAGCACGAAGCCGACCCCCACGGTGATCGGATCGAGGGGCACGGCGAGCAGGGTCACGGTCTGCCCGGCCGC
The sequence above is a segment of the Candidatus Krumholzibacteriia bacterium genome. Coding sequences within it:
- a CDS encoding competence/damage-inducible protein A; protein product: MNRDGVALLMVGDELLDGRTPDTNSHWLIEQLSARNWTVTGVETLGDDVHAIAGALHRRTGAVGAVIVTGGLGPTPDDRTRDALAMLAGEELAEDPELVAQITALLESRGRTMSDANRRQAVRPESSLPLRNGVGTAPGLWHEIDGTAVILLPGVPAELRWMFEHEVRPRLAAHLVASDTHTRRLRTTGVAEA
- a CDS encoding phosphatidylglycerophosphatase A, with translation MRNTFDQVFGTVCGLGHIPVVPATWTSLAVAGVFWALQIDDPLVQLVLLVAFVVTGIPACSGLERRYGEDPKQATMDEAAGQTVTLLAVPLDPITVGVGFVLFRIFDVLKPAPARRLESLHGGLGIMADDLAAGVYARVVLQLWIVFVTPRLPAALTDLFAPLAGGLVG